The Miscanthus floridulus cultivar M001 chromosome 7, ASM1932011v1, whole genome shotgun sequence genome includes a region encoding these proteins:
- the LOC136463516 gene encoding U-box domain-containing protein 27-like, whose amino-acid sequence MGRREMNGRLSAEYQGLEVKVPNLFRCPISLDVMRSPVSLCTGVTYERASIQRWLDSGNTTCPATMLPLPSTDLVPNLTLRRLIALWASTAAPSSPPAASAVGPTPAAAAAELLRRVADPGADPSPALRKLAAFLSDDDVDEFDKNALARASGAAETVASVLRRSEDREAAEAAARVLAAIAASDCIEEESKRRVAAALAADAPSAAAALARVLRSGSSLEARVDAARLVESLLRNAAASAAVAESEELIGELIRLVGPADDEKKTKGGGLALDRQAVAAGLSCLAAIAATRRGARTEMVRLGAVPAAVRVLEADAGSPSQALRVLEAAVGCAEGRAAVCESAGTAVPAVVSKMMKGGIGGAEAAVSVLWAVCHRYRDRRAVEAAAACEGGLTKLLLLMQSGCSAAARQMASELLKIFRVNDKSCVAGYDSKTSHIMPF is encoded by the coding sequence ATGGGGAGGCGCGAGATGAACGGGCGGCTATCGGCCGAGTACCAGGGCCTGGAGGTGAAGGTGCCCAACCTCTTCCGGTGCCCCATCTCGCTGGACGTGATGCGCTCCCCCGTGAGCCTCTGCACGGGCGTCACCTACGAGCGCGCCTCCATCCAGCGCTGGCTCGACTCCGGCAACACCACGTGCCCGGCCACCATGCTCCCGCTCCCCTCCACGGACCTGGTCCCGAACCTCACCCTGCGCCGCCTCATCGCGCTGTGGGCGTCCACGGCCGCGCCCTCCTCACCGCCCGCGGCGTCCGCCGTCGGGCCCAcgccggccgcggccgcggccgagcTCCTCCGCCGGGTCGCTGACCCTGGCGCGGACCCCAGCCCCGCGCTCCGGAAGCTCGCGGCTTTCCTCTCCGACGACGACGTGGACGAGTTCGACAAGAACGCGCTGGCTCGGGCCAGCGGCGCCGCGGAGACCGTGGCGTCCGTGCTGCGGAGGTCCGAGGACAGGGAGGCCGCGGAGGCCGCCGCGCGGGTGCTGGCGGCGATCGCGGCGTCCGACTGCATCGAGGAGGAGAGCAAGAGGCGCGTGGCGGCGGCGCTCGCCGCCGACGCGCCGTCCGCGGCCGCGGCCCTGGCGCGCGTGCTGCGGAGCGGGTCCTCGCTGGAAGCGCGCGTGGACGCGGCGAGGCTGGTGGAGTCGCTGCTCCGCAATGCGGCAgcgtcggcggcggtggctgagtCCGAGGAGCTGATCGGCGAGCTGATCCGCCTGGTGGGCCCCGCGGACGACGAGAAGAAGACGAAGGGCGGCGGCCTGGCCCTGGACAGGCAGGCCGTGGCGGCGGGGCTGTCGTGCCTGGCGGCCATCGCGGCGACGCGGCGCGGCGCCCGCACCGAGATGGTCCGTCTCGGCGCCGTCCCGGCCGCGGTGCGCGTGCTGGAAGCCGACGCCGGGTCCCCAAGCCAGGCACTCCGGGTGCTGGAGGCGGCGGTGGGGTGCGCCGAAGGCCGCGCCGCGGTGTGCGAGTCCGCGGGGACCGCGGTGCCCGCGGTGGTGTCCAAGATGATGAAGGGAGGGATTGGCGGCGCGGAGGCGGCGGTGTCGGTGCTGTGGGCGGTGTGCCACCGGTACCGGGAccggcgcgcggtggaggccgcggcGGCGTGCGAGGGCGGGCTGAccaagctgctgctgctgatgcagagcgggtgctcggcggcggcgaggcagATGGCGTCGGAGCTGCTCAAGATCTTCCGGGTGAACGACAAGAGCTGCGTCGCGGGGTACGACTCCAAGACCAGCCACATCATGCCCTTCTGA